One Mycobacteroides abscessus ATCC 19977 genomic window carries:
- a CDS encoding NAD-glutamate dehydrogenase domain-containing protein, whose amino-acid sequence MITTSSCGVVLPAGYIGEAERYPEVDTATLDLLAADGFEFRIRRGDNGQLRVTLYTAEGTVSLERVLSLLASCDLDVVSQVAMTIRRPDALLCTVHEFEAEPKHEPAVNLWNDDSTYRPMTAAMSAMWAGWVEVDRLAVLTVSAGLSWQDTALLRAYGRFLRHTVVPLSQNRIHAVLLSHPEVSAALVELFHRQFDPALCSSDDVRAKRVDQQLARVKEQLEQVSGLDAHRTLNAYLTLISATSRTNYYLSGGLGPDRNHISLKFRSEEIEELPRPRPPREIFVYSPEVEGVHIRFGQIARGGVRWSDRLDDYRTEVLGLAKAQSVKNAVIVPAGAKGGFVVRRPPSPTGNLQADHRAHEQAGRRCYRQFITGLLEITDNLSADGEPSHPGDVVCRDGFDPYLVVAADKGTATFADVANEIAAEHEYWLGDAFASGGSVGYDHKKMGITAKGAWVSVRRHLSEMEIDVDRDSFAVAGIGDMSGDVFGNAMLLSRSLALVAAFDHRHVFIDPAPDVERSWHERRRLFELPGSSWADYAPHAISAGGGVWPRDIKSIPVSDQMRAVLGLGPEVSVLTPPAMIQAILSAPVDLLFNGGIGTYVKSSGESHLAAGDKANDIVRVDANALRCRVIAEGGNLGLTSLARIEYARSGGRINTDALDNSAGVDCSDREVNIKILLGGAIQDGPGASSDRSQFLASLTDEVSRLVLRDNAGQNRLLGEARSHAHLQIDVHGRMINDLVARRGLDRELEALPGPEELGVLAAEGKGLTSPELATLLAHAKLDLKAGLTQCGAFAGPVFSDLMAGYFPVRLADVVAVDVHPLRNEILATELVNDIFEMGGITYAHRLWEETGATPEDILRAFVVVTEVFDIRQLWDDIVAEQARPAVEYSMIAEVRRLLDRASRWFLANRQQPLAVDAEIARFRDHIRKHSGLVSDLLCGNELAAMRLIREEFVTKGIGDSTAKRLADGLYRYSLLDIIEVASETGLTVEMVASTYFTLSDRLDIDRWLIAVSALPRRDRWHTLARLTLREDLYRSVRLLTRDVVTEAAVGGNADRLIAEWERDNWAHVQRAGARLEELAGKASHDVASLSVAARYVRSMANLS is encoded by the coding sequence ATGATCACGACGTCGTCCTGCGGGGTTGTGCTGCCCGCAGGGTACATAGGTGAAGCGGAACGTTACCCGGAGGTAGACACCGCAACGCTCGACTTGCTCGCCGCCGACGGCTTCGAGTTCCGGATTCGCAGAGGTGACAACGGCCAGCTGCGAGTGACGCTTTACACCGCGGAAGGGACCGTTTCGCTTGAACGGGTACTGAGCCTGCTGGCGAGCTGTGATCTCGATGTCGTCAGTCAGGTGGCGATGACCATCCGGCGTCCCGACGCGCTGCTGTGTACTGTGCACGAATTCGAGGCCGAACCCAAACACGAACCGGCAGTCAATTTGTGGAACGACGACAGTACGTATCGTCCGATGACTGCGGCCATGTCAGCGATGTGGGCGGGATGGGTCGAGGTTGATCGGCTGGCGGTCCTTACCGTGAGTGCGGGGCTGAGCTGGCAGGATACGGCGTTGCTACGCGCGTATGGCCGATTCCTCCGACACACTGTTGTCCCACTGAGCCAGAATCGGATTCACGCGGTTCTGCTCTCCCATCCTGAGGTTTCCGCAGCTTTGGTCGAGCTCTTCCACCGGCAGTTCGACCCTGCGCTGTGCTCATCTGATGATGTCCGCGCGAAGCGAGTGGATCAACAGTTGGCCAGGGTAAAAGAACAGTTGGAACAGGTCAGCGGTTTGGACGCACATAGGACGCTGAATGCCTATTTGACACTCATATCGGCTACCTCCCGTACCAACTACTACCTGTCGGGAGGCTTGGGCCCGGATCGAAACCACATCTCATTGAAGTTCAGATCAGAAGAGATCGAGGAACTTCCCCGGCCTCGGCCACCCCGTGAGATCTTTGTCTACTCTCCCGAGGTAGAGGGCGTGCATATTCGGTTCGGGCAGATCGCTCGAGGGGGAGTGCGATGGTCTGACCGCCTCGATGACTATCGAACCGAGGTCCTCGGGCTAGCCAAGGCTCAGTCGGTGAAGAACGCGGTGATCGTTCCTGCGGGAGCCAAGGGAGGCTTCGTGGTGCGCAGGCCGCCGTCGCCCACCGGGAATCTCCAGGCGGATCATAGGGCGCACGAGCAGGCGGGCCGCCGATGCTATCGACAGTTCATCACGGGTCTGTTGGAAATCACTGACAATCTCTCGGCCGACGGCGAACCCAGTCATCCCGGCGATGTGGTCTGCCGTGATGGCTTCGACCCCTACCTTGTTGTGGCGGCGGACAAGGGCACGGCGACCTTCGCGGACGTGGCGAATGAGATTGCTGCCGAGCATGAATACTGGCTTGGTGATGCCTTCGCATCGGGTGGTTCGGTGGGTTATGACCACAAGAAGATGGGCATCACCGCCAAGGGGGCTTGGGTCAGCGTGCGCCGCCATCTCTCCGAGATGGAAATCGACGTCGACCGAGATTCGTTTGCAGTGGCCGGGATTGGTGATATGAGCGGTGACGTCTTCGGTAACGCGATGCTGCTGAGTCGAAGTCTCGCGTTAGTCGCGGCATTTGACCATAGGCACGTGTTCATCGACCCCGCACCTGATGTTGAACGTTCATGGCACGAGCGCAGGCGGCTGTTTGAGCTACCGGGGTCGTCGTGGGCGGACTACGCTCCCCATGCCATTAGCGCGGGAGGCGGTGTGTGGCCGCGGGACATCAAGTCGATACCGGTGTCTGATCAGATGCGGGCGGTGTTGGGCCTGGGCCCAGAGGTGTCAGTGTTGACGCCCCCTGCGATGATTCAGGCGATTCTGAGTGCACCTGTCGACCTGCTGTTCAACGGCGGTATTGGCACCTATGTGAAAAGTTCAGGCGAGTCACATTTAGCAGCCGGTGACAAGGCCAATGACATTGTCCGTGTGGATGCGAATGCCCTACGGTGCCGGGTGATAGCTGAGGGAGGCAACCTCGGACTCACCTCGTTGGCGCGCATTGAATATGCCCGCAGCGGCGGACGAATCAACACGGATGCACTGGACAACTCGGCGGGGGTGGACTGCTCAGACCGCGAGGTCAATATCAAGATTCTTCTTGGTGGCGCGATTCAAGACGGGCCGGGCGCGAGCTCTGACCGCTCGCAGTTCCTTGCGTCATTGACGGACGAGGTATCCAGGCTGGTCCTCCGTGACAACGCGGGCCAGAACCGACTGCTGGGTGAGGCACGTTCGCATGCGCATCTTCAGATCGATGTACATGGCCGAATGATCAACGATTTGGTTGCGAGGCGAGGACTGGACCGTGAATTGGAAGCGTTGCCGGGCCCCGAAGAACTCGGTGTTTTGGCTGCCGAGGGCAAGGGCCTGACGTCGCCGGAGCTTGCGACTCTGCTCGCGCATGCCAAACTGGATCTCAAAGCGGGGCTTACTCAGTGCGGCGCATTCGCCGGTCCCGTGTTCTCGGACCTAATGGCAGGGTACTTTCCTGTGCGACTGGCAGATGTTGTGGCCGTTGACGTGCATCCGCTCCGGAACGAAATCCTGGCTACCGAGCTGGTGAACGACATCTTCGAGATGGGCGGCATCACCTACGCCCATCGGCTGTGGGAGGAAACCGGTGCGACACCGGAGGACATCTTGCGTGCCTTTGTTGTCGTGACGGAAGTGTTTGATATACGCCAACTATGGGACGACATCGTGGCTGAGCAGGCCCGGCCTGCAGTGGAATACTCGATGATTGCGGAGGTGAGACGGCTCCTTGATCGCGCGTCGCGTTGGTTCCTGGCCAACCGCCAGCAGCCCTTGGCGGTGGACGCGGAGATCGCGCGATTTCGGGACCACATCCGTAAACACTCGGGGTTGGTGTCAGATCTGCTGTGTGGCAACGAGCTTGCCGCGATGCGGCTGATCCGAGAAGAGTTCGTCACTAAGGGGATCGGAGATTCGACGGCTAAGCGGTTGGCAGACGGCCTCTATCGCTACAGCTTGCTGGACATCATCGAGGTGGCGTCGGAGACGGGACTGACTGTCGAGATGGTGGCGTCAACGTACTTCACGCTGTCGGACCGGCTTGATATCGACAGATGGCTTATCGCCGTGTCAGCTTTGCCGCGGAGGGATCGGTGGCACACCCTGGCGCGGTTGACGCTACGGGAGGATCTGTACCGCTCGGTGCGGCTGCTTACGCGCGATGTTGTAACGGAGGCGGCGGTGGGCGGGAACGCCGATCGGCTCATAGCAGAATGGGAACGCGACAACTGGGCTCATGTGCAAAGGGCCGGCGCGCGGTTGGAGGAACTGGCCGGCAAGGCATCTCATGATGTGGCATCGCTATCGGTGGCCGCGCGTTACGTCCGGTCGATGGCGAATCTGAGCTGA
- a CDS encoding aspartate aminotransferase family protein, whose protein sequence is MTLTQETETLPNGLSAADAFQEASRAYTLDRAHVFHSWSAQSQIKPMTIVASAGSYVWDGGGRRLLDFSSQLVNTNIGHQHPKVVAAIQRQAAKLCTVAPQYANDARSEAARLIAERTPGDLDKIFFTNGGADANEHAVRMARLHTGRYKVLARYRSYHGGTDTAINLTGDPRRWPNDYGNSGVVHFHGPFLYRSVFNSANEEQETERALAHLEQTIRLEGPSTIAAIVLESIPGTAGVMVPPPGYMAGVRELCDQFGIVFIADEVMAGFGRTGEWFAINHFNVVPDLLTFAKGVNSGYVPLGGVAINGAIAETFSERAYPGGLTYSGHPLATAAAVATIEAMDEEGMIGNARRIGRDVLGPQLQRLKERHRSIGEIRGLGVFWAIELVANPESREPLSPYGTSNAAINSVVAECKATGLLPFANFNRIHAVPPCSVTDLEVQEGIKSLDTALAIADEYVVP, encoded by the coding sequence ATGACACTGACCCAAGAAACAGAAACCCTGCCCAACGGGTTGTCGGCGGCGGACGCTTTTCAGGAAGCTTCCCGGGCATACACACTCGACCGCGCGCATGTATTTCATTCGTGGTCGGCGCAAAGCCAGATCAAGCCGATGACGATTGTCGCCTCTGCCGGCTCCTACGTTTGGGACGGCGGAGGCCGTCGCCTACTGGACTTCTCGTCACAACTGGTCAATACGAATATCGGGCATCAACATCCGAAGGTGGTGGCCGCAATCCAGCGCCAGGCCGCCAAACTCTGCACCGTTGCACCGCAATACGCCAACGATGCCCGATCTGAGGCCGCGCGTCTCATCGCGGAACGTACGCCGGGTGATCTAGACAAAATCTTTTTCACCAACGGTGGTGCCGATGCGAACGAACACGCGGTCCGGATGGCACGGCTGCACACCGGTCGTTACAAAGTGCTCGCTCGCTACCGCTCATATCACGGTGGCACAGATACAGCCATCAATCTTACCGGCGACCCCCGGAGATGGCCCAACGACTACGGCAACAGCGGCGTGGTGCACTTCCATGGCCCGTTCCTGTACCGGTCAGTGTTCAACTCGGCGAATGAGGAGCAGGAGACCGAACGCGCGCTGGCTCATCTGGAGCAGACTATTCGGCTGGAAGGGCCGAGCACCATCGCGGCAATCGTGCTCGAATCTATACCGGGCACGGCGGGCGTCATGGTGCCGCCACCCGGGTACATGGCAGGGGTACGTGAGCTTTGCGACCAGTTCGGCATCGTGTTCATCGCGGATGAGGTGATGGCTGGGTTCGGCCGAACCGGTGAATGGTTCGCCATCAATCATTTCAATGTCGTCCCTGATCTGCTTACCTTTGCCAAGGGGGTGAACTCGGGCTATGTCCCGCTTGGTGGGGTTGCGATCAATGGGGCCATCGCCGAAACCTTCTCGGAAAGGGCTTATCCAGGCGGACTTACGTACTCCGGTCATCCCCTGGCCACGGCTGCGGCGGTGGCCACCATCGAGGCGATGGACGAAGAGGGCATGATCGGCAACGCGCGGCGAATTGGTCGCGATGTCTTAGGCCCACAGTTGCAACGGCTCAAAGAGCGCCACCGGTCTATCGGCGAAATTCGGGGCCTCGGGGTCTTCTGGGCCATCGAATTGGTGGCCAATCCGGAGAGTAGAGAACCGCTTTCGCCGTACGGAACGTCGAACGCAGCCATCAACAGCGTTGTGGCCGAATGTAAAGCGACGGGACTATTGCCTTTCGCAAACTTCAACAGAATCCACGCCGTACCACCATGCTCGGTGACGGATCTTGAAGTCCAAGAGGGGATCAAATCGCTGGACACAGCTCTGGCGATAGCGGACGAATATGTCGTTCCGTAG
- a CDS encoding CoA-acylating methylmalonate-semialdehyde dehydrogenase encodes MTQSITHWMNGKTYPGVGGRLAPVTNPATGAVTGEVVLGSVADARAVIDSATVAFPAWRDMSLARRSAILFNFRELLNARKEELAAIITSEHGKVLSDALGEVGRGQEVVEFACGIPHLLKGGFTENASTNVDVYSVRQPVGPVAIISPFNFPAMVPLWFIPVALAAGNTVVLKPSEKDPSASLWLARLLAEAGVPAGVFNVLQGDKTVVDELLTHPAVKAVSFVGSTPIAQYVYATASAAGKRVQALGGAKNHAVVLPDADLDLAADALVNAGFGSAGERCMAISVAVAVGSIGDELVARIAQRARGIKTGDGTGDADMGPLVTKAHRDRVASYIEAGRAAGAAIVVDGREVEANGASDGFWLGPTLIDHVGPDMSVYTDEIFGPILSVVRVDTYDEALELVNNSPYGNGTAIFTNDGGAARRFQNEVEVGMVGINVPIPVPMAYYSFGGWKSSLFGDTHAHGMEGVNFYTRGKAITSRWLDPSHGGINLGFPENK; translated from the coding sequence ATGACACAGAGCATCACGCATTGGATGAACGGCAAGACCTACCCGGGAGTCGGCGGGCGGCTGGCACCCGTCACGAATCCGGCGACCGGCGCAGTCACCGGTGAAGTGGTGTTGGGCAGCGTCGCAGACGCACGTGCCGTGATCGACTCGGCCACCGTTGCATTCCCGGCCTGGCGAGACATGTCGCTCGCGAGACGTTCTGCCATTCTGTTCAATTTCCGTGAGTTGCTCAATGCCCGTAAGGAGGAGTTGGCGGCCATCATCACCAGCGAACACGGCAAGGTGCTGTCAGATGCGCTGGGAGAGGTTGGGCGGGGACAGGAGGTCGTTGAATTCGCCTGCGGTATACCGCATCTTCTCAAGGGCGGTTTCACCGAGAATGCCTCGACAAATGTCGATGTCTATTCGGTCCGGCAGCCGGTGGGCCCTGTCGCGATCATCAGCCCTTTCAACTTTCCCGCGATGGTGCCCCTCTGGTTCATCCCCGTAGCACTCGCGGCTGGAAACACCGTTGTGCTCAAACCATCCGAGAAGGATCCGTCCGCATCTCTGTGGTTGGCGCGGCTACTGGCCGAGGCAGGTGTGCCGGCGGGAGTATTCAACGTGCTGCAGGGGGATAAGACTGTTGTCGACGAGCTTTTGACACACCCAGCCGTCAAAGCCGTCAGCTTCGTCGGTTCCACACCAATTGCTCAATACGTGTATGCCACGGCGTCGGCTGCGGGCAAGCGCGTACAGGCGTTGGGCGGCGCGAAGAACCATGCGGTGGTCCTCCCCGATGCCGATCTCGACCTGGCTGCGGACGCATTGGTGAATGCCGGCTTCGGCTCGGCCGGTGAACGTTGTATGGCGATTTCCGTTGCGGTGGCGGTCGGTTCGATCGGAGATGAGCTGGTGGCACGCATTGCCCAGAGGGCGCGCGGTATCAAGACGGGTGACGGGACGGGCGACGCCGATATGGGCCCATTGGTAACCAAGGCTCACAGGGACAGGGTGGCGTCCTACATCGAGGCAGGAAGGGCAGCCGGAGCGGCCATCGTGGTCGACGGCCGCGAGGTCGAGGCCAACGGAGCCAGTGATGGATTTTGGCTCGGCCCAACCCTTATCGACCATGTCGGTCCGGATATGAGCGTATATACGGACGAAATTTTCGGTCCGATCTTGTCGGTGGTGCGCGTCGATACCTATGACGAAGCGCTAGAGCTGGTCAACAACAGCCCGTACGGAAATGGGACGGCAATCTTCACCAACGACGGCGGCGCGGCGCGGCGATTCCAGAATGAGGTGGAGGTCGGCATGGTGGGAATCAACGTACCCATCCCGGTTCCGATGGCCTATTACAGCTTTGGCGGATGGAAGAGCTCATTGTTTGGCGATACACACGCCCATGGCATGGAGGGTGTCAATTTCTACACCCGCGGCAAGGCAATCACGAGTCGTTGGCTCGACCCCAGTCATGGCGGAATCAATCTGGGATTCCCCGAAAACAAGTGA
- a CDS encoding PucR family transcriptional regulator, whose protein sequence is MHMTVAEILALPVVLAGDPQVVGGGSLDRPVRWVHVSDVADLSGLLQGGELVLTTGGPLADPDACTRYLGGLFAAGAAGVVVELGTSLQAIPSGVAREADKLQLPVIALHRKIRFVDVTEQVHRSIVAEQYDEVAFARHVHEVFTELTMRRATLGEIVDACGQIAESAIVLEDLNRQVVAFTTHGDSPTGVIHDWERRSRLTPVLPETGETGPESWLTTPVGPGRQEWGRLIAPSGGSSLRGRMALERAAQALALHRMIEQHQTTLEQQAQSGLVEELRRGRIKDEAEASARARALGVKPALSYIPLTVRVREEPCADQVLLQRRQIRLLDAVRHAVRTARLSALTANPRPGQIDVLLSQTHASSAEEILTNVSSVIRASLQRLDDISRCVVGVGPASTRLIDAAVSLDDSAHVAEVALSLPDDAKAFHRASDTRLRGLLALIRSDPRVQAFAEVELRGVLENRARHGDDLFQLLREFLNTGGNKTELAKRLHLSRPTLYTKLAIVQRLLGVDLDDAESRTSLHTAMLVLDHVNP, encoded by the coding sequence ATGCACATGACGGTGGCAGAGATTCTCGCCCTTCCGGTCGTGCTCGCCGGCGATCCGCAGGTGGTCGGGGGCGGCTCTCTGGATCGACCGGTTCGCTGGGTCCATGTTTCCGACGTTGCCGACCTCTCGGGTCTGCTACAAGGAGGCGAGCTGGTACTGACCACAGGCGGGCCACTGGCTGATCCCGATGCGTGCACGAGATACCTCGGTGGCCTGTTCGCCGCGGGCGCCGCCGGGGTCGTCGTAGAACTTGGAACCTCTTTGCAGGCCATACCTTCGGGGGTTGCACGGGAGGCAGACAAACTGCAGCTCCCCGTCATCGCACTGCATCGAAAAATTCGATTTGTCGACGTCACCGAGCAGGTCCACCGGTCGATAGTGGCCGAGCAATACGACGAGGTGGCTTTCGCCAGACACGTGCACGAGGTTTTCACTGAGCTGACCATGCGCCGAGCAACGCTCGGCGAAATCGTGGACGCTTGCGGACAGATCGCCGAGTCAGCGATCGTACTGGAAGACCTCAATCGTCAGGTCGTCGCGTTCACCACACATGGTGACTCCCCCACTGGCGTCATCCACGATTGGGAGCGCCGTTCTCGACTCACACCGGTATTGCCGGAAACCGGTGAGACTGGACCGGAATCGTGGCTGACCACACCCGTCGGCCCTGGACGACAGGAATGGGGCCGTTTGATCGCCCCATCCGGGGGATCCTCTCTACGGGGCCGCATGGCGCTCGAACGGGCAGCGCAGGCATTGGCACTGCACCGCATGATTGAACAGCATCAGACCACGCTCGAACAGCAGGCACAGAGCGGGCTGGTGGAGGAGCTACGCCGCGGACGAATCAAAGACGAGGCGGAAGCCTCCGCCCGAGCCAGGGCGCTCGGAGTCAAGCCCGCTCTAAGCTATATTCCGTTGACGGTTCGCGTCAGGGAAGAACCCTGCGCCGATCAGGTTCTGTTGCAGCGCCGCCAGATTCGACTGCTTGATGCAGTCCGACACGCGGTCAGGACCGCACGATTATCCGCCCTGACAGCCAACCCCCGGCCCGGCCAAATCGATGTGCTGTTGTCCCAGACCCATGCGAGTTCGGCAGAAGAGATCCTGACCAATGTTTCCTCCGTTATTCGAGCGTCGCTGCAGCGTCTTGATGACATCTCCCGGTGCGTGGTGGGAGTAGGACCAGCTTCGACCCGCCTCATCGACGCCGCCGTGTCACTTGATGATTCGGCGCACGTAGCCGAGGTCGCGCTCTCGCTTCCTGACGATGCAAAGGCATTCCACCGTGCATCGGACACCCGACTACGCGGACTACTGGCACTCATCCGGTCCGATCCACGGGTGCAGGCATTCGCTGAAGTAGAGCTGCGTGGAGTACTCGAGAATCGAGCCCGCCACGGTGACGATCTGTTTCAGTTGCTTCGCGAATTCCTCAATACAGGCGGCAACAAGACCGAACTGGCCAAACGCCTGCACCTGTCACGGCCCACCCTGTACACGAAACTGGCGATCGTCCAGCGGCTACTGGGGGTCGATCTGGATGACGCGGAGTCACGTACGTCGTTGCACACAGCCATGCTGGTGCTGGATCACGTCAATCCCTGA
- a CDS encoding carbon-nitrogen hydrolase family protein, with the protein MTLSTGRLKVAGLQTSGTPGDIAANLDELASAACAAAGEGAQLLITPELFVTGYDIGDVIYELAAQDLLSPLKRIAEEHGIALVVGIPEAVGEKLYNSAVFVDQQGQVRATHRKTHLFGPLDRQYFTAGSDAVTVVDYLGLKVGMMICYDVEFPENPRMAALEGVDLLAVPTAQMKPFEFVADSVIRTRAWENQMYVAYINHAGRERQTAYVGRSSIVAPDATVLGRILSATGIIYGIVDGHAVRSARKRNPYLSDTRPELNQRLIRRHEPGD; encoded by the coding sequence ATGACCCTATCGACCGGCAGGCTGAAGGTGGCGGGATTACAGACCAGCGGGACGCCGGGAGACATAGCCGCCAATCTCGATGAGCTCGCCTCGGCGGCGTGCGCAGCCGCTGGTGAGGGAGCGCAACTACTCATTACGCCTGAGTTGTTCGTCACGGGATACGACATCGGCGACGTGATCTATGAACTCGCGGCGCAGGATCTGCTGTCACCCCTTAAGCGCATAGCGGAAGAGCACGGGATAGCCCTTGTTGTCGGGATTCCGGAAGCTGTGGGCGAAAAGCTTTATAACAGTGCGGTATTCGTGGATCAGCAAGGGCAGGTGCGTGCAACGCATCGAAAGACGCATTTGTTCGGGCCGCTCGACCGTCAGTACTTCACAGCGGGATCCGACGCTGTCACGGTTGTCGACTATCTGGGTCTCAAGGTTGGGATGATGATCTGCTACGACGTCGAATTTCCGGAGAATCCGCGCATGGCCGCACTGGAAGGTGTTGATCTTCTGGCCGTTCCGACTGCTCAGATGAAGCCGTTCGAGTTTGTCGCCGATTCGGTGATTCGCACGCGTGCGTGGGAGAACCAAATGTACGTGGCATATATCAATCATGCGGGACGAGAACGGCAAACGGCTTACGTCGGTCGCAGCAGCATCGTAGCGCCGGATGCCACCGTGCTAGGCAGGATACTGTCGGCGACCGGGATTATCTACGGCATCGTGGACGGCCACGCGGTAAGGAGCGCACGCAAGCGTAATCCCTATCTGTCGGATACACGCCCGGAACTCAACCAGCGGCTGATCAGACGGCACGAGCCAGGGGATTGA
- a CDS encoding DUF1989 domain-containing protein, which yields MTVVEVPGGYGSAMTVDAGSLIKIVNPAGTQVVDFWAHQRADLSEHLGLGQCREVLERIYFRTGDTLISNRYNAMLTVMADDTGILHDTLIAPCSRAMYGFLGLDPDHRSCTSNYHEALPERAAADPPQPWNLFMTAQVRTDGAIQYARPPMQPGMSVTLKALTDLVIVVSACPDDHYPTNGGDGSPRPVTVEISGDA from the coding sequence ATGACAGTTGTAGAGGTACCCGGAGGGTACGGATCGGCGATGACGGTCGACGCCGGCAGTCTGATCAAGATCGTGAATCCGGCCGGAACTCAAGTAGTCGATTTCTGGGCGCACCAGCGCGCAGATCTGTCGGAGCATCTGGGCCTGGGCCAATGCCGGGAAGTGCTGGAAAGAATCTACTTCCGGACCGGAGATACCCTCATTAGCAATAGGTACAACGCGATGCTCACTGTGATGGCCGACGACACCGGGATTCTTCACGACACCTTGATCGCTCCGTGTAGTAGGGCGATGTACGGCTTCCTGGGCTTGGATCCCGATCATCGCAGCTGTACTTCGAACTACCATGAGGCATTGCCGGAACGGGCAGCGGCTGATCCGCCTCAACCTTGGAATCTGTTCATGACTGCGCAAGTGCGTACTGACGGAGCTATCCAATATGCTCGTCCGCCCATGCAGCCGGGGATGTCGGTGACGCTCAAGGCGCTGACTGATTTGGTGATTGTTGTTTCCGCTTGCCCCGACGATCACTATCCCACGAACGGCGGAGACGGATCTCCCCGTCCCGTCACTGTTGAAATTTCGGGTGACGCATGA
- a CDS encoding APC family permease, which produces MTASKRACQGHGSAAESDRPQKLDGQLGVIGIVLMVIAAAAPLTVIGGDGLLAIASGPGPGAPLGFLIAGLLLMAFAVGFVTMTPFVSEAGAFFSYITKGLGERWGLGAAFVALVTYTAIQVGMYGYMGWALNDLVTSYGGPELPWWLWAIVTLGLVAYLGYRNIELSSKVLGIALVLEIAVVLVTDAAIVFQGGRDGISAYSFTPEAAASGPLGIAILFAFAGFMGFEATAVFRDEARQPERTIPRATYLSVAIIGVFYAVSCWAVVEAWGPANVKDVVQKSLDSGGNALLDTAEAYVGAVFRDIMQILLVTSLFACVLSFHNVIARYQFALANKGVLPAPVGRVHPTERSPHISSALQSITAVAFVVLVAAVGLDPMVQVFSSMAGISTVGMLMLLILTSVAVPLFFSRDDSARAGRVLTTYVAPIVATIGLSASVYLVLKNFTLVTDQSTVISTVLAALPIAALIYGLVQKKGVHRR; this is translated from the coding sequence TTGACGGCTTCGAAACGGGCATGCCAGGGCCACGGCTCGGCCGCGGAATCCGACCGGCCACAGAAGCTGGACGGTCAGCTGGGAGTGATAGGCATTGTCCTGATGGTTATCGCCGCTGCGGCGCCGTTGACGGTCATCGGCGGTGATGGGCTGCTGGCCATCGCCAGTGGGCCTGGGCCGGGCGCGCCGCTCGGCTTCTTGATCGCGGGCCTGCTATTGATGGCGTTCGCTGTGGGATTCGTGACGATGACGCCGTTCGTATCCGAAGCCGGCGCCTTCTTCTCGTACATCACCAAGGGGCTGGGCGAACGCTGGGGCCTCGGTGCTGCGTTCGTAGCTTTGGTGACCTACACGGCCATTCAGGTGGGTATGTATGGCTACATGGGTTGGGCGCTGAACGATCTCGTCACCTCGTACGGTGGTCCCGAATTACCATGGTGGCTTTGGGCAATCGTGACGCTCGGCCTCGTGGCATACCTGGGGTACCGCAATATCGAGCTCAGTTCAAAGGTTCTCGGCATTGCTCTGGTGCTCGAGATCGCTGTTGTCCTCGTCACCGATGCCGCGATTGTGTTCCAGGGCGGACGCGATGGAATCTCGGCCTACTCGTTCACTCCGGAGGCCGCGGCCTCCGGTCCCTTGGGCATTGCGATCCTGTTTGCATTCGCAGGGTTCATGGGATTCGAGGCCACCGCCGTGTTTCGCGACGAGGCACGCCAGCCGGAGCGCACTATCCCCCGCGCGACGTATCTTTCGGTGGCGATTATTGGTGTGTTCTATGCCGTTTCGTGTTGGGCGGTAGTGGAGGCTTGGGGGCCTGCGAACGTCAAGGACGTCGTTCAGAAGTCGCTGGATTCAGGCGGTAACGCGCTGTTGGATACCGCGGAGGCATATGTCGGGGCCGTGTTCCGGGACATCATGCAGATCCTTTTGGTGACGAGTCTTTTTGCCTGTGTTCTGTCCTTCCATAATGTGATCGCCCGGTACCAATTCGCGCTGGCCAATAAGGGAGTGTTGCCCGCTCCCGTGGGGCGGGTGCATCCCACCGAGAGATCTCCGCATATCTCTTCTGCATTGCAATCAATCACCGCTGTGGCCTTTGTGGTGCTGGTGGCGGCTGTCGGGCTAGACCCTATGGTGCAGGTATTCTCGTCGATGGCGGGTATCTCCACGGTGGGCATGCTCATGCTGTTGATCCTGACTTCTGTTGCCGTGCCGTTGTTTTTCTCACGAGACGACTCCGCCCGGGCCGGCCGGGTATTGACCACCTATGTGGCGCCGATCGTGGCGACCATCGGCTTGTCCGCCAGTGTGTACCTGGTTCTCAAAAACTTCACGCTGGTGACCGATCAGTCGACGGTGATCAGCACCGTGCTGGCCGCGCTTCCGATCGCGGCCTTGATCTACGGCTTGGTTCAAAAGAAGGGAGTACACCGCCGATGA